DNA from Strigops habroptila isolate Jane chromosome 6, bStrHab1.2.pri, whole genome shotgun sequence:
ATTGCCCGGCGCTTCATCTCCAGCTACTCTCGCgccctccctgcagctccaCCATTACCACCCCAGGGGCAAAAAGGCTCTTCCAAGCCTGGACAAGATGCTCGCAAAGGTGAAGGATTAACCAGGGCTCTGCCCACACCAGTGATGCTGCTGGACCATTGGTGAGATGCCATCAAGCCCCAAAGAGCTGCGGTTAGTGTATAATACCCTCTGGGGAGCCCCAGGAGGTTCAGGCAAGGATCTGGGTGTGATGGTGTAGCTGTTCGTATGTGTGGCTGTCTAGCTGAGAAAAAAGGGAGCCTGTGTGGATAAAGCTCTTCCAGGGAGGAACAAAGGGGTGCAGAGGTCTGTTGGGGATGGGAAGGAGCTGCCGCATAGGGGTTTTCCCCCAGGCACAGGGCTGGGCACATGCCATGGCACCAGGCTCTACGATAtgatggcagagctgctgcaggataATTGCATCCAACATGGTGAGACTCCCCACCCTGCAGTACTGAGTCCATCTCTGGGGCCcaaacataagaaggacatggagctgttggagtgagtccagaggaggccacgaagatgctccgagggctggagcacctctgctatggagacagactgagagagctgggcttgttcagcctggggaagagaaggctccacagagaccttagagcagcttccagtgcctaaaggggccaacaagaaagctggagaggggcttttgacaagggcctgtagggacaggacaagggggaatggctttaaacgggcagaggggagattgagatgagatcttaggcagaagttcttccctgtgagggtgctgaggccctggcacaggttgcccagaggagctgtggctgccccatccctggcagtgttcaaggccaggttggacacaggggcttggagcaacctgctctagtggaaggtgtccctgcccatggcagggggttggaaatggaggagctttaagctcctccttccaacccaaatcattctgtggttcaatgattctatgaacaccCAGTGCTTGGGTTACGGGTATCACATATGCAGTGGCGTTTTATGTGCAAAACATCCcgcagcaggcagcagcctcctgTCCCGTCCCAGCGCTGCCGGCTCCAGCACCCAGACCATTCTGCAAACATACCAGGCAACGTCTCAGACCCTGGTGCTGCGGAGAAGAGCCAGGACACCCCAGAAGCCATGGAGATGAGCCGGGTTGGGGTCCTACCAGCAAGCAAGGCCATACGCAGGGTGACGGTGGACCCCGTCGCCGCTGTCCTAGGGCTCGGTGACGGTGGCTTGGGCAGCCGAGCTCTGCAGGCGCTGGCTCAGCTCAGCGTCGAGGCGTTGCGAGGCATCATCGAGGGTCTGGGCCAGGCGCCCGGTGAGACGCAGCATGTGTGCCACCACACGGACACCCTTCCGCAGCCTGGGGGGAGAAGAGTGAGCTCAGTGTCCCCTCTGTCCCCACCAGCTTCCCCAAAATGGGGTGTGGAAGGGGATGCTTCAGCACCAGGGGTCCTGCAGGGGGTCCCCAGCCTGGGAAAGGAGGTTCCCCAACTCCTCTATCCTGGTGAATGTGTTTCTCCATCACCACGTTGTGGCTCAGCTGTGCTGGGTCACTCATTTAGGGGTAACAATCCACCCTCCTGACATCCCACCCCTCACCCTGCCCTCAGAGAATGCCTTGCCAGCCCCACTGCAATGGGTTTAGGGCAGGGACACACACATAGATGTTAACAGCAGTGGTCTGCCAAGCATCCAAACCACACATGTCACCCAAAAGCCACCATGAAGTTTATGGGACCCTTGGGGACACCCAGACCCCCTCCCATCAGCCTGGGGTTGGCTCCCACCCATACAGTCTGGGGTATCAACTCAATGAAGCatctccatccccttcccatgGCACTTACTTCTCCTTCTTCTCAGCCGTCCGTGGGTGACCAGCCTCGGCCACATGAGCCTCCAGCTCCTTGCGGACATTATCCAGGCTTTCCTGGAATTCCAGGTTGGCCTCATGGATGGCAGGCAGCGCCTCGGTGATGATGTCCTGGTAGCGGGTCTGATTCTCCTCCAGCATGGCTGCCCTCTCCACATCCTTCAGGCTGGCCTTGGTGTCCTGCAAGAGGTTCTTGAGATGATCCAGCTCATTGCGAAAGGCAAAGGCTGGTGGCCCACGGGGGCTGCAAGGGCTGGGGGTGTGGAAGGTGATGCCGCAGCGCTGGGGGTCCTGGAGGGGGTCCCCATCCTGGGAGAGGTGGTACCCCAACTCCTCCAGCCCAATGCTGGCGGTCACGTCCTCTTCTGGTCCCCACTGTGTGGTGGCGGAGGGGACGAGGGTGCAGAGCCCCACTAGCAGGCACCAGCTGGGTCCCCATGGGACCATGGTGTCCTGCAGGagcaaagagaaacagggaGACCAAGGCTGCATCTGAGACACCCTCTGAGAGCCTTTGGGccccccccagggaccccaTAGTCTGCACCAGCAAAACTCCCCAAGCACCCTCATTTTTCCATGCATACACGTCTCTGGCTGCCAGGATTTGGGATTTGGGGGTGCCGTACCCCCACACCACGGAGGATGCCCCGGAGCGGGGAGAGTAACAACACAGACCCTTCCTGCACCCCCTCAACGCAGCACATGGAGCATAGcgatggggaaactgaggcacggagggGTTAAGATGAGGGCTGGAATGGGTGGGGGGAGGCTGATCCTGCTCGCccccctaaagcccccctcCGGAGCCATGGAAAAGCAGGAGGCTGTggggagggcgggggggggccaCAGACAATGCGGCTCTTTCAAACCCGTCTTGGCGCTGGGGCCAGGAGAGCGGGTGCCAGAGGCTGCAGGCGCGGCGGGTGCACGGTTTTGGGGTCAGGGAAGGGGGGTCCCCACCAGCACCCTTCACCCTCCCAGCCAGTCCTGAGCCCccctgcagagggaagggggcTCCCATGGgcatcccagctccctgccagcaTCCTGGGGTGCAATTCGCTCCTCAGGTCTCAGGCCAGCACCTGGGAGGGGTGGGTTAGTTTCGATTTGGAGTGAAagaccccccccaaaaaaagcgGGGCGCCCCCGGCAGAGACCAGAGAAGCACGGCGGCCCAGCCCTGCCACGAGTTGGCCGGGTCTCAGAGGCGTAGCCGTGCTGGCATTTCGTTGGCACAAAGGCTGAGGTTGTTTCTCCCGGCTCTTCCCACCGGAATAGCGACAGACCAGCaacattcttccttttcccttcgTTTCCCACCCTCCAAAACACGCTCCCACCTTTGTGCCAGGGAGAAGCCGGAGCTGGGGGGGCTGCGGCGCTGCTGCCGGCCCCGGAGGGTTGTGCCGGAGATGCCCCCGCCGTGATGGGAGGAGGAAAACCCTTCGCCTGCCGCAGCAATGAGCCATGCCAGAAATCGGGGAACGGGGCTTcatccccccccgccccccggcGCTGGACCAccctgtgaggatgctggggGGTCCCCTCGGGGGGTCCCGAGGACAGCGGGAGGTGGGGATGAGGGATGTGGGACACcgagcagcaggatgctggtgaTAAATGCATGGCTTGTCTGGGcttgacacccccccccaaaaaacacctCTGCCCACTCTTCAGTAGTCACCCCAGCACGGAACagccccccagctctgctgcgCTCGCAGGGGTGCAGTTCTTCTCCCAGCTCCCTTCCCCTCCGAGCCAGCATCCCATCACATGCTCTgcagtggggaaactgaggcaggggcTGGGACTGCCGCTCCCCCcggccccccggccccgctcaccACCGCTCGTCGATGCAGCCGTCCCGCCACGGCACCGCCAACAACGCCCCGGGACGGGGCCGGGCCATGGACACGCACACGCGTGGCCACAGCGTGTCTGGCACTGAGCATGCCAGGGCTGGGCCGGGGTGCATGGTGGGGGGGTCGCATGTCCCACCTTGGGCTGCCTTTACGGGAGGGTTCAGGGTTGgtgaagtggtcaggcagtgTTCATGTGTGTGCACGTATGTGCTTGGCACGCAGGCATGTGCTGAGCGTGCACATACATGCTGGGTGTCCGCACAGCTGGCTGGTGGTGCACACGCATGCTTAGCAGTGCATGCATGTGCTAGGTATGCACGCACATGCCTGGCAGTGCTCACGCAGCCTCAGTGTGCACACATGTGCTCGGAGATGCACACACATGCTTAATGGTGCACACGCATGGTGCCTGGTGGTGTGCACGCATGCTCAgcatgcacatgtgtgtttCACATTCGTACAcgtctctgtgtgtgcatgtatgttcAAAggtgtgtatgcatgtgtgcatacatgactgcatgtgtgtatgtgcatgccTGTGCACATGCATTTTTTGCGTGTGCATGTATGCatacatgtgtgtatgcatgtagGTGTGCACACTtgcatgtatatgtgtatatgtgttcCTGCATGTATGCAAGCGTGTATGTGCGCATCTGTGTGCATGCCAACATGTGTGCACGTATGTCTGTGTGcatccctgccccttcccactTCCAGCCCCCTTAGGCTGCTCGGAATCTGGGTGCAGGCAGGTTGGGTCAGCGGGTGCTGctgcaccctggggtgctgcgGGAGTTGAGGGAGACTCCGGGCACCCCGTTAAGGGATTATGGTCAAAACCCGCCCGAGCAGCGGCAGGGAGCGGGTGCAGAGGGGGGCACGCACGGCAGCAGCGGGGTTACTACCGCCAGACGGGGGGGTCGGGGGTCCCACAGCCCCAGGGCACCGGGAGGGTTCTGCAGGGGTGTCCCCCGTGCAGCGGTGCGCTGAGGAGGGTCCCCGGCGGACGGGAGGGTGCCCTCGGTGGAGGCGGCGCTAGGACCCAGCGCGGCGCCGGGGCAGGGGGCGGTGCGAGGCCTCGGGGGCGGGACCTTCAGAGGGGCCTCGGCGGTGGAGGCGGCGGCAGTGCGTCCGCGGGTTCGAGTCCGGTTGCCGGCGGTGTGGAGGAGGCCATGGCGCGGCGGGCTGTGCTGTTCGACCTTGGCGGCGTGCTCTTCGGGCCCGGCCTGCAGCCCTTCCTGGGCTCCTGCGAGCGGGACTGCGCGCTGCCCAGGTACGCCCCGACGCGGCCCGCTGGCGCTTGCCCGCCCGCGTTGCGGCGGGTTGCCGCTCGTCCGGAGACACATAGAGACGAGGCGATAATACTGTGTGTGCGGTCGCCGCCCGCGCGGGGTCTGCGCGACTGGGGCCCCATAGCAGGAGGACAGGGCTGGGTGTGGGGTGCAGGCTGGGGGAACCCCTGTCCTGGACCTGAGGTGCAAGTTGGGGTCCCTATGTATACATGGGGTGAAAGTTGAGGACCTCCTTTCTCGATGTGTGGTGCAGGCTGGGGTGACGTCCTGTCCCGGATGTGGAGCACAGGTCAGCAGTTAAAACTAACTCCTAAAGAGATGGAATCACCATAAGGGATGTTGGCAGAAGCGATAAGAAGAGCAACTAGTAATTTATTAAGCAGGATAGCTAATTAATCCCTTCCCTGCCTTGGTGCTGAGACCTGACACAGCTCAGTGCATGAGCCGAAGCTGACAAACCCCAGTGCAGCAGGTCCCAAACAGCCTCTTGAGTCCTAATGAAGCCTTTGCTCCCATTAATATGGGCTGTTTGGGAACTGGTAATCCCAAAAGCTCCCAAACAGGAGCTGAACAGGTTCTGTTGCATGCCCCAACCTGGCCGGATTACCTGGCAGCATGGGGGtgttcagacagaaaaataaaatattaagtaaCTAAACgctggagctcctggagcagaTGGAGCAATAAATTCCTGGATTATCAGCCATCAAACATCTTGCTTcgttttatataaaaaaaattgaaaagtgACAGCAATCCAGCTGGAACAGGtaaagctgctttatttttaaccgAGCTGCATTGTTATCGACTTGGGGAGCTTTGTCCTAAAGCCAGTAGCTGTAATCTTGTTTTATTGCCGCCTGAGAAGGCCTTTTGTCATCTTGTGATAGGGGCAAATTGTTTTCCTTGAGTTACGGCTTATGAAATACCTTGCTCTTTGcattatttgctattttttgtCCCTGGCAAAACTTCCTGCTCGTCTATCTGCAGGGCCAAGTAATTGAGCTGCCAGTAGAAATAAATGGTCAGTGATCTCCTGGTCCTGTAATGAAGTAGTGGGGGATGATGAAGGATGGAGCTCTGTATCCCCGGCGCAGAGCATCTCCCTCCCCATAGCGCACCCCATCACTCCCCCCCAGCATTGGGGTTTTCCCCACTGACCTCTTCTCCTTTGCCTGGCAGGAATTTCTTGTGGAAGGTCATGTCTGCTGGTGGCTCCAACAGTCCTTATGCCAAAGTGATGAGGGGACAGATCACCCTGTCCCAGGTGAGCCCCTGGGTACCAGCTGTGGAGCATCACCAGCGGCTCCAATGGGGCtcaggaaggagctgaggagagCAGGCTTCAGGATGggctgtgctttattttttggggTCAGTTGAATGACTGTGCGGgtgttttttccagctcttttccGAGATGGAagagggctgcaggcagcatgcCACCGCCTCGGGCGTCACCCTGCCACCCACCTTCTCTGTTGCCCAAGCCTTCGAGGAGATGGCAGCCAAGGGGACGGTCAATGCCcccctcctgcaggcagcaaaggTGCTGCGGAGGAATGGTGGGTGCCGGGGCGCTTTTGGGCTGGAGTAAGGGTGCTGCTTCCCTCCCAGGCAAGTGCCATGGGAGTCCCTGTTTGGTCCCACCACAGGGTCCTGGTCGGTGCCACCTGCTTGGTCCTTCATCATCATCTCCGCACTCTTCTGATGTCACCTCTCAGCATcctttaattaaatattaagagCCCTGCTACTAAATCCGTCAGACATATTGGCGATTAGCAGGATGCTGAAGCCATGCACCCTGCACTGTGGTTAGTCCATaagggaatcatagaatcctagaatggtttgggttggaagggaccttaaagctcatccatttccagccccctgccacgggcagggacaccttccactagagcaggttgctccaagcccctgtgtccaacctggccttgaacactgccagggatggggcagccacagcttctctgggcaccctgtgccggGGCCTCTCCACCCTCACATCAGCTCAGCCCTCAGCATCTTGGTGTGCCCAAGCTCCAGCTCATGTCCCGCTTGCACTGGGAGGGTCgagctttgctttcctggaaGTACAAATTGGGCATAAGCTCCTACTGAGCATCCTTTGATCTCCTGCTGGGGTGTTCTGATGTGGCCAGAGCCTTGCAAATTGGACATGTAGGGATGAGAAGgtggctggggaggagaggtgAAATCAAACGCTCTCTGGAGAGCCCGAATGGGAAAATCAGCACTCCCCTCTCTGCACTAGGATTTAAGACCTGTGTCCTCACCAACAACTGGGTGGACGACAGCGCCGGGCGGCTCTTCACGGCCACGCTGATGAACCTGCTGCACCGGCACTTTGACCTGGTGATCGAGTCCTGCCGGCTGGGAATGCAGAAGCCAGATCCCAAGATCTACACCTACGCCCTGGATGCGCTGCAGGCGAAGCCACAAGAGGTATGACCACCTTGAGAACAGGTCACGGAGGGTCCCTCCAAGCACCCAAGGTCCTTGGCCAAACTCTTCTGCAGGGCACTGATCCCGGCTCTCAGTGGTGTATCTCCAGGTCATCCTCCTGGACGACATCGGGGAGAACTTGAAGCCAGCACAGGAGATGGGCATGGCCACTGTCCTTGTCAGGGACACCGAAACcgtcctgaaggagctggaggagctctcGGGCATCCAGGCATGTAGAGGTGGTCTCTGTCCCCTGGTCTCCTGGGGATCCCTGGAGAGCTGGGAGGGATGGGCTTGGGCTTCTTccctgagggtggtgaggtgctggcacagggtgcccagagaagctgtggctgccccatccctggcagtgttcaaggccaggctggatggggcttggagcaacctggtctagtggaaggtgtccctgcccatggcagggggttggaactggttgatctttaaggtcccttccaatccaaaccattctgtggttctatggtGTCCCTCCCTGGCAGGTTGGTGGGGATGTCCTGTGGGGCTCCAGGCTTGCTCAGGAGCTCACCCTGCACTCTTCACCCCACAGCTTCTCACCCAGCAAGAGCCACTACCAACGGCGTGTGATCCAACCAACGTGACCCATGGATATGTGCCCATCCGGGTAGTGTGGAGAG
Protein-coding regions in this window:
- the LOC115609650 gene encoding uncharacterized protein LOC115609650 produces the protein MKPRSPISGMAHCCGRRRVFLLPSRRGHLRHNPPGPAAAPQPPQLRLLPGTKDTMVPWGPSWCLLVGLCTLVPSATTQWGPEEDVTASIGLEELGYHLSQDGDPLQDPQRCGITFHTPSPCSPRGPPAFAFRNELDHLKNLLQDTKASLKDVERAAMLEENQTRYQDIITEALPAIHEANLEFQESLDNVRKELEAHVAEAGHPRTAEKKEKLRKGVRVVAHMLRLTGRLAQTLDDASQRLDAELSQRLQSSAAQATVTEP